The following are encoded in a window of Thiohalophilus sp. genomic DNA:
- a CDS encoding Arm DNA-binding domain-containing protein, whose product MATVQGTKPLSSRTVEAMRPGDKIKPDTGENIGLRVKCGATGVKTFFYRYTSPITSKLVQVKIGNFPETSLAEARLKLQELKQIRRQGCCPATKAKEEKQQEREQAQELEKRQVESVEKSFTVEKLVESYLTQYIEDRNSPGGKVIAGARKPKGSPRRAESSMAIYTPAGRHGSLTHRRR is encoded by the coding sequence ATGGCAACAGTGCAGGGTACCAAACCTCTATCTTCCAGAACAGTGGAGGCGATGAGGCCGGGAGATAAGATTAAGCCCGACACGGGAGAAAACATCGGGTTGCGAGTGAAATGCGGGGCTACCGGAGTGAAAACATTTTTTTATCGCTATACCAGCCCGATCACCTCAAAGCTCGTTCAGGTGAAAATCGGCAACTTCCCGGAGACCTCCCTGGCCGAAGCGAGATTGAAACTCCAGGAACTGAAACAAATTCGCCGCCAGGGGTGTTGCCCGGCAACTAAGGCCAAAGAGGAGAAGCAGCAGGAACGGGAGCAGGCCCAGGAATTGGAGAAGAGGCAAGTAGAGTCAGTTGAAAAGTCCTTCACGGTTGAGAAGCTCGTAGAGTCCTACCTGACCCAATATATCGAAGACCGGAATTCTCCAGGCGGCAAGGTCATCGCCGGTGCACGAAAACCGAAGGGCAGTCCGAGACGCGCAGAATCCTCTATGGCGATTTATACTCCGGCGGGGCGACACGGCTCGCTTACGCATCGCCGTCGGTAG